Within the Pseudomonas mendocina genome, the region GCCAGACACGCCTCCAGGCTGGCCTGGGCTTTTTCCACCCTACGCTCGCTCAGCGCCAGGCGCGCCTCACTCAGCGCCAACGCAGTATGGGCATCGCCATAACGTTCGATCGGCAGCGCTGCAAGGTGGCGCTCCAACTGCAAGTAGATGCGCTGCGCTTCATTAGGCCGGCGCAGCCACAGCAGGAACTGCACCTTGCAGCCCATGGCGATGGCGAACACCCGTTCGTAGCCCGGCCCCTGCAAGCCGGCCAGCCATTCATCCAGCTCCTCCAACCCCTGCTCCGCGGCACCGGCGAAGAAACGTGCACGCGCCATGACCAGCCTGCCGCGGCTGATCAACTCCACCGGCGTGGCAACGTCGCGCCAGGTGGTGGCCAGCGGCAACTCGGCGAGGATTGCGCCATGTCGATCCTGCTCGTACAGCAAGTCGGCGTAGGCCAGGCCGAGCGGGCCGCCGACCCGACTACGCCGTCCAAACACCTGCTCGACCCGCGCCCGCGCTGTCTCGGCCAAGGCGCGGCCGCGCTCCAGTTCGCCATATTCCTTGCAGATCAAGGCCTCGATCAGGCTGGCCATGACGTGCAGGTATTCGCTCTCGCATTGGCGCAGGTTCTCTCGCGCCACGGCGATCGCCTTGGCCGCCTCGCCGAACTCGCCGAGCAAGGCGAACGCTGCTGCCTGCACGCAGGCCAGGCTGGCACGGAACACCGGCTGATTCTGCGGCACCAGGCCCAGCCAGTGGCCGGCGACCTTGAGACAGGCTTCGAGCTTGTCCTGATAGAGCAGAACCAGCGCCTTGAGTACCTGAGCGGCAGCCAACAGTTCGATCAGGCCAAAATGCATGCCCTTGCCGCGTCCTTGCATGAGTCGAGTGCTGACTTCCTCGATCAAGGCTTCGGACTCGGCGAATTTCTGCTCGAAGGCCAACTGCCAGGCATAAAAGATCTGGAACACCGGCTGCTCGGTGATCACCACCGGCGGGATGTCCTTGAGAATCGCGAGAATGCCGTAGACCCGGTTGCCGGCGATCAGCCTGGCCCCCTGGCGCTCCAGCAACTCAGCAGCGAACGCATAATCACGCGCGCGCAACGCGTACTTGATCGACTTGTCGGCCAGATCATGGCTTTCACACCAACGCGCGGCGGCGTGCAGCAGATGGGCAGGATCGCCACGCTTGGTGAGCCGCCCCTGGAGAAATTCGGCAAACAGATGGTGATAGCGGAACCACTCGCCCTGCTCGTCCAGCGGAATCACGAACAACTGTTCGCCCTTCAGCCGACGCAGCATTTCGTGCCCGTCCTGGCGCCCGGTCAATGCGTTACATAGTTCGGCATTGAATTCATCGAGTACCGAGGTCTGGTCGAGAAACAGCTGCACGGCCTCGGGCAGGCTGGCCACTACGTCTTCGGCCAGGTAATCGGCGATATTGCGCTCGGCGCCAGACAAACCGGCAAGAAAGGCGGCGCGGTTCTGCTGACGCGGCAAGGCCAACGCCGCAAGATGCAGGGCAGTGATCCAACCTTCCGTGCGCCCATACAACTGGTTGAGCTCGCTTTCTTCGAGCGCGATGCACTTGATGTCACGAAAATATGCCGCAGTCTCCGCGCGCGTCAGGCGCAGGTCTTCGGCCTTCAGCCAGAAGGCCCAGGCACCGAGTGTTGGCAGTTCGTCGAGAAAGCGCGGCTGATAACGAGTACTGACTACCAGTCTCACCTGGCTGGGCAGGCGTTCGACCAGATAGCGCGAGCTCTGGCCGAGAGACGGATGACGAATACGGTGAAAGTCATCGAGCATCAGATAGAGGTCTTCCGATAGGCCCTTGAGGTCGTCGAGAAACGCATCGATGACAGCCTCCACCGGCCAGCTGACTTCGCCCTGCAGCAGGGCCGTGGCGCTGCTGCCGAACCCGGGGCAGACGGCGCCGATTGCAGCGACCAGGTACTGCAGAAGCCGCGCTGGCTCGCCGTCGCTCTCATCACAAGACAACCAGGCGACACGCGCGCCCTGCTCCTGCAAGCGAGTGCGCAACTGACTAAGGACCGTACTTTTGCCAAAGCCTGCGGGTGCGCTGAGGATTATCAGGCGCTGCTCGCGAGCCTCCAGCAAGCGTTCGAGCAATGCCGAGCGCTCCAGCAGCGGAGCTCCCTCGGCGTGGGCGGGATACAGTTTGGTGCGCAACAGCGGTGCTGCTGCCGGGCAGGACGGATTATGACTGTTCATGATTCGAGTAGGCTCAGCTCGCGGGCACGACGGATGGCTTGGGTGCGATTACGCACCTTGAGCTTTTCGTAGATGTTGTGCAGGTGCCATTTGACAGTCCCCAGTGCCAGCGACAACTGCTGGCCAATTTCCTCGTTGGACATGCCTTTGGCAGCCAGGCAGACCACTTCGCGCTCGCGCTCGGTCAACCCCTCCTCCAGCACATCGAGGGCCTGCCTCGCCTCCTGGCCTGGCCAAGCGCTCAGCAGGCTGCGGATGAATGCCTGCAAAGCCGGCTGACGCTCGGCGGACTCCAGTTGCTGAAGCAGCTGGCGGATGGCCTCGCCCTCCTCGATGAACAGGCTGCGGGTCTCCTCTCGTTCCGCACCGATCAGGCACTGCACCAGCAGGCTTTGCGCGCGCTCCTGATAACCCAGGCGCTGGTAGCTCAGCGCCGCGAGCAGATCCAGGCGCAGGCGGTGCAACCCCTGCCAGCCGCTCTGCAGTTGACCGCGCAGCTGGGTGATCTCGTGCAGCGCTTCGCTGTAATGCCCACGTGCCTGCTGCAGGCGAATGCGGGTCAGGCCAAGCACCCATGACACAGGATTGAAGCTGCGCTGCTTGTAGTGGCCAGCCAGCTTGGCCCAGTCCACCGACTTCAGACGCTGCTCCGCGCGCTTGCTGCGGTCGGCCACCGGTTCCTGGAGAATCAGCGCGATCTCCTCACCTACCGCCTGCACGTAGAAGCGCCAGGAATGGTTGCGCGCCGCCAGGTTCTGCATCAGCACCAAGGTCGCAATCGCGTCTTTCGGGGTGTCTTGCAGGCGCTGAACGCGGGCCAGATAGAGCATCGCCTGGGCATAGAGATCGATCGGGTTGATTACATCGATCGTGGCCAGGGCCCAGCGCAGACGATCCTGCAGACCGTCGAGACGCCCCTGGTGGTAGGCGATCAGCGACTCGGTGATGGCCGGCAAGACCAGAGCCCGAGACTTCTCGCCAAACCAGGGCATCATGCGCGCACGCAGTTGCTCGAACAGCAGTTGCGCCTGCTTTACCCGGCCCTGCTCCAGACACAGTAGAACTTCGACGTTGGCCAGTTGCATGTCTAGGTAACGGCCTTCGAGGAAATGGTTGCGCTGTTGCGCCAACGCCAGCAGCTTACGCGCTTGCTCGGCCTGACCAAGCATGACATTGGCCAGGGCACCGACGGTAAGGATCGCCACCTCGAGAAACGCGGTGTGCTGGCCCAACTGCGCTTCTATGCGCCGGGCCAGGTTGACGCAGGTGTCCAGATCGTCCTTTTGCAGCGCAATCACCGCCTTGATCGCCAGAGTAGCCAGGACTTTGTCACTCAGCGGCCCGCTGCTACGCGACTCTCCCCAGCGTGCCAGCAGCTCGTCGAGCATTCGATTGGCTTCGCTCAGTCCCATTTCGGTCGCCCGGGTCCAGACATCGGCCAGCACCAGTACAGGAAAGCGCGCGGCGATTTCGTCCGGCACGTGCTGGCGCCACTTGTAGATGAGATTGAGCTGGCCGCGGTTGATCAGCTCCAGCCCGCAGCCATCGAGCAGCGCCGCGAGCATCTCGGCATCTTCGGCGAGGCAGGCGTGCTCGATGGCCAGGTTCTGCATGTGGTGATTGGTGAACCACAGGCTGGCATTGAAATGCAGTTGTTTGAAGCGCTCCGGGTCACGCTCCTTGAGGCGGCCACGAAGGAACTCGGCAAACAGGTTGTGGAAGCGATACCACTGGCGCTCGCGGTCCATGGGCAGGAGAAACAGCTGCATAGCCTCCAGTTCCTCTAGCAGTTGCTGGCCATCCTGGCGCGCGGTCAGGGCATTGGCCAGATCACCACTGAGCTGCTGCGCCACGCCCAATGCCAGCAACTGCTCCTGACGCTCGACTGGCAACTGCTCGAAGACCGAGCGCAGCAGGTAATCACCGACTGCATGCTTGTCGGCACCCAGTTCGGCCATGCGCTGCGTCGGTTGAGGGTGATTGCGCAGCCACAGGCTGGCCAGGTGTACGCCGACCATCCAGCCCTCGGTATGGCTGTAGAGAGCACCGAATGTTTCGGGATTGAGCTGCAGGCCGCTGCGCTCCAGATAGCTGCGTGCCTCATCCTGATTGAGCCTGAGCTCATCGCTGCCAAGCTCCAGTAGCAGCCCCTTGGCTCGCAACGTGGCCAGGCCCAGGGCCGGCTGCGAGCGACTACCGATCGCCAGGGTGAAATTGGGTGGCGCCAGCTTGACCAGACGACTGAGCGCCGCGAGCAGTTCGCCATCCTGGATCAGGTGCAGATCATCGAGTATCAGCAGCAGAGGTTCGGTACGCTGCGACAGATCCACCAGCAGGCTTTCCATTACCGCTTCGACCGGCACACGCATGGTATTGCGCAGGTAAGCCAGCGCATCGTCACCCAGACCCGGTAGTGCCCGTGCCAGTGCTTCGATCAGTTGCTGGAAGAAACGGATCGGCTCATCGTCATCGGAGCCCAGCGATAGCCAGGCAACCGCGCTGCCAGACTGGCGACGCTGCTCGGCCAGCATGGCCAGAGCGGTGGTCTTGCCGAAGCCGGCCGGCGCACAAAACAGCACCAGGCGGGCATGGGGATGGGCTGAAAGCGCGGCTTCGACCTGGGGTCTTGCCAAATAGTCCGCAGATGCCTGGGGCGGCGACAATTTCGAACGCAGCAGGCTTCCAGCGGCTGGACCTATCACTACATCCATGGCCTGGATCCCTTATAAATTATTGTTTGGGTACTCGGGGCCCTTACCCGTTTCACACGAAAAAGGGCCCTACATTCAACATCCTGGCACAGCGCCATACTAATCAGCCGAACGCGGCCGAGTAAACCCGGCGCGGGCTCTAGGATGAATGTTAGCGGCGGACTACAATCGCCCTTTCATCTCTTCCGACTGCCACGCATGCCCAGCTGCTTCCTGTACCCTCTTCCTTACCGAACGGACCCCAGTGACTACTTCCGGCGCATTCGCCATGCCCCCGGTGCCGTACTGCTGGATGCTGGGCGCCCGAATGCCGAGCGTGGACGCTATGACCTTATGAGCGCCTGGCCATTGGCAGAGCTGGCGCCGACAGCCGACGAATCGGCCAACGATTTTCTGCAACGCCTGCGCGACGCGCTGCAGAGCCTTGGCCATGCAGAAGCGCCGGTACAGCAGCCGCTGCCATTCGTCGGCGGCCTGATCGGTTACCTGTCCTACGACTTCGGTCGCCGCCTGGAAGCGCTGCCCGAGCAGAGCATGGATGACCTTGGCCTCGAAGATGCGCGGTTCGGTCTCTACGCATGGGCGCTGATCAGCGATCACCAGCTTGGCAGCAGTACCCTGCTGTTTCACCCGAGCCTGCCGCATGCGGAACGCCAGCGCCTACAGGCGCTTTTCGAAGCACCGCACAGCGAGGACCTTGCCCCCTTCCAATTGAGCCAACCATTCCAGGCCGATATCGACCAGCAGCGCTATCGCCAGGCGATCGAACGCATCCAGAGCTACATCCTCGCGGGCGACTGTTATCAGGTGAACTTCGCCCAGCGCTTTCAGGCTCCCTGTTCAGGCGATCCGTGGACGGCTTACCTGGCGCTGCGCCAGGCCTGCCCCACTCCCTTCTCGGGTTTCCAGAGCCTGGGCGATGGCAATGCCATTCTCAGTCTGTCGCCGGAACGTTTTCTCAAGGTCAGCGCGGGCCAGGTAGAAACACGCCCGATCAAGGGTACCCGCCGCCGTGGCGATGATGCTGAGGATGACCAGGCCCAGGCCCAGGAGCTGCTGGCGAGCCGTAAGGATCGCGCCGAGAACCTGATGATCGTCGATCTGCTGCGCAACGATCTCGGTCGCAGCTGCCGTACCGGCTCGGTCAAGGTGCCGGAGCTGTTCGCCCTGGAAAGCTATCCCAACGTGCATCATCTGGTCAGTTGCGTGACCGCAGAGTTGGCACCCGACAAGGATGCGCTCGACCTGATCGCCGGCAGTTTCCCGGGTGGTTCAATTACCGGCGCACCGAAGATCCGCGCCATGCAGATCATCGACGAGCTGGAGCCGACCCGGCGCGGACTCTACTGCGGCTCCTTGCTGTATCTCGACGTGCGCGGCGAGATGGACAGCTCCATCGCCATCCGCAGCCTGCTGGTCAAGGATGGCAAGGTCAGTTGCTGGGGCGGTGGCGGCATCGTCGCCGACTCTAACTGGCAGGCCGAGTATCAGGAGTCGATCACCAAGGTCAAAGTGCTGCTGGAGACGCTGGAGCGCCTGCCGGACAGACAGGCTTAACGAAACGCCGCGAAACCGCGGCGTTTTTTATTTCATCGTTCTTATAGGCTCAGCTTACGGTTCGATGCCTTGAGGAACTCCTGCTTCAGATCCTCATAGGTGTGCACCGCCGGAAACTGCGGGAACTCGCGGATCACGTTGTCCGGCGCATGGAACAGAATGCCGGCATGGGCTTCGCTGAGCATGGTGGTGTCATTGTACGAATCACCCGCTGCGATCACACGGTAGTACAGGCTCTTGAAGGCGATCACCGACTGGCGCTTGGGGTCCTTCTGGCGCAGCTGGTAACTGACCACGCGATCGCTCTCGTCGGTGATCAGACGATGGCACAACAGGGTCGGGAAACCGAGCTGGCGCATCAGCGGCTGGGAGAACTCGTAGAACGTGTCGGAGAGGATCACCACCTGGAAGCGCTCGCGCAGCCAGTCGACGAACTCGACCGCGCCCTCGAGCGGCTTGAGCGTGGCGATCACGTCCTGAATGTCCTTCAGCTTCAGGCCGTGCTCGTCGAGAATACGCAGACGCTGCTGCATCAGCACGTCGTAATCGGGGATGTCGCGGGTGGTCGCCTTGAGCGACTCGATGCCGGTTTTTTCCGCGAAGGCGATCCAGATTTCCGGGACCAGTACGCCTTCCAGGTCGAGACACGCGATTTCCACAGGCCACTCCTCGGTTGAGCCAAAAAGGAGCCGGCACTCTAGCCGCTGGGCTTGGCTGGCGCAACGCGACCTGCTTATAACTCGAATGAAGGACATCAAGCGCCTTAGTTATTTAGCCGCATAACCGGGCTTTGTTACCATCGCGCCATCACGCACACGATCTGGAGTCCTCAACATGGAACTCGACCTGGACGCGCTCAACGCCGAATTCGGCAACCAGCCTGAAAAGCTGGTGCAGTGGGCCATCGGACTGGGCAAACCCGCCATTTGCACCACCAACTTTCGCCCATTCGAAGCGGTAATCCTGCACATGGTCAGCCAGGTCAAACCGGATATCCCGGTGGTCTGGATGGACAGCGGCTACAACACCGAAGCCACCTATCGCTTCGCCGACGAGGTGACGCGCAAGCTGGGCCTCAACCTGATCACCTACCTGCCCAAGCGCTCGCGCGCCCATCGCGAGGCCATCGACGGTCCGGTTCCCGGCCTGGACGATCCGCGCCACGCGGCCTTCACCGAAGAAGTGAAGCTCGAGCCGTTCGCCCGCGCGCTGCGCGAGACCGCACCGAGCGTCTGGTTCACCGCCCTGCGCGCCACCGACACCGCCGTGCGTGCGCAGATGGAGCCGATCAGCATCAACCCGGACGGCCTGATCAAGGTCGCCCCGCTGCTGCACTGGTCCTCCAAGGACCTTTACCAGTACCTGGTCGCTCACGACTTGCCGAACGAATTCGATTACTACGACCCGACCAAGGGTGAAGACAATCGCGAGTGCGGCCTGCACCTCAGCCACTGATTGGCACTGGTTGGAACGAAACATGGCGCCCTTGGGCGCCATGTTTCGTTCCAGCGTCTGTTTCAGTGCATCGGCAACTCGACATCCGCAAACAGGTCTTCGAGTTCGGACTTGTTGTGGCACTGCACCGCCTTGGCCAGCATGTCGCGAGTCAGGTGCGGGGCGAAACGCTCGATGAAGTCGCACATGAAGCCGCGCAGGAAGGTGCCGCGACGGAAGCCAATCTTGGTCACGCTGGGCTCGAACAGGTCGTCGGCGTCGAGCACCACCAGATCCGGGTCCAGTTTGGGGTCGACGGCCATCTTGGCCACGATGCCGACACCTAGATTCAGGCGCACGTAGGTCTTGATCACGTCGGCGTCGGCTGCGGTGAATACCACCTTGGGCGTCAGGCCGCGATGGCTAAAGGCTTCATCCAGCTTCGAGCGCCCGGTGAAACCGAATACATAGGTGACGATGGGGTGCTCGGCCAAGGCTTCGAGGGTCAGCTTCGGCAGCTTGGTCAACGGATGCCCCTGCGGCACCACCACGCACCGGTTCCAGCGGTAGCACGGCATCATGATCAGGTCGTTGAATAGCTCCAGGCCCTCGGTAGCGATGGCGAAGTCGACGCTGCCATCGGCGGCCATCTCGGCGATCTGCGTCGGCGTGCCCTGATGCATGTGCAGCGACACGTCCGGGTACTGCTTGATGAAAGCGCTGATTACCGGCGGCAGTGCATAGCGCGCCTGGGTGTGGGTGGTAGCGATGGACAGCGTGCCCTTCTTCTCGTTGGAGAATTCCTGGGCGATCTGCTTGATGCTTTCGACCTTGCGCAGAATCTCGCCAGCCGTGGTGATGATGCGCTCCCCGGCTGGGGTCACGCGGGTCAGGTGCTTGCCGCTGCGGGCGAAAACTTCCACGCCCAGCTCATCCTCGAGCAAGCGAATCTGCTTGCTGATCCCTGGTTGCGAGGTGTAAAGGCTCTGAGCGGTAGCCGATACGTTGAGGTCGTGGTGCGCAACTTCCCAGATGTAGCGCAATTGCTGAAGCTTCATATATTTCCCTCAGAGCAGTAACAAGTCGTTGAAAACTACCTGCGTTGCCATTGCTGCGTTGAAAACAGGCTCGGAATGCTCATTTACAACTCGTAAACTCCGCGTCCTCGCCTGTTTTCGCCTTGCACTGGCTGCCTCGCCTACGTTTTTCAACGGCCTGGTGAGGAAGGCCAACAGCCTGCCAATGCCGTATATAACCATATTATTGGTTTAATCGAACAGCCTAGAACTTTTTAGAAATCCCCCTCTTACAGATCCCCGTGCCCACGGTGCTGCAACATGGGCACCAGATACACCGGCACCTCCGACAATTGCACGATTCGCGCTGCCGTACGCCCCAGCGGTATGGTCAGGCCCGTACCATGGCTGTGACTGCCTACGACCAGCAGATCAACCCCAAGTTTCTGCGCCTCCTCGAGAATTACTGCAGGCGGATCCCCCTGCAGCACTCGCACCGCCCGTATCAATTGAAGATCCTGCTGACCGTCGCCCAACTCGTCACGAAAGCCCTCCAGCACCCGCTGCTCGATACTCGCCATAACCGTGTTCAGCCCATTACGACGAAGCTCCACGAGGGTCTCTTCATCCAGGTAGGTCTGCAGCACGGATTCGGCGAACAGGCCCATGGGTTCCACCGCGTGCACCACATACAGATCGGCCTTGAAACTGCGGCTCATAGCGAGGGCGTGCTGCAGCACGTAGGAGGCATAAAGCCCCAGATCGGTGGCATAGAGTATCGATCGGATCACGCGGCCTCCTCGACTGCTGGCGCAGGCCTTTGATTGAGCTTAGCAGCGCATCAGACAAAGCAAGATCGACAGCGTTATTTAGGACGAATGGCTATATGCAGGCGGCTAGGCGCCTGCACGCCGCTAGGATCAAGGCAGCAACTCGTTGCTCACCCCATGAGGAACATGACCAGTCGCCACCACCTGGCGGGCCCTTTCGCAGTGGCCGGTCTGGTCGTCGAAGAACACGTCGGCGGCGAAGGCTTCCAGCACTGCCGATTTGTCCAGACCGCCCAGGAAGAAGGATTCATCCAGGCGGATATTCCATTCGCGCAGCGTGCGGATCACCCGCTCATGCGCTGGCGCCGAGCGGGCAGTGACCAGCGCCGTGCGAATCGGACATTCGGCCTCGGGAAATTCCTGCTGCAACGCGTGCAATGCGGCGAGAAATGGCTTGAACGGCCCACCTGGCAGAGCCTGCCGAGCGGACTCGCGCTCATGATCCTGAAAGGCATTGAGGCCGCCGCTTTGATAGACGCGCTCGGAGTCATCGGAAAACAGCACGGCGTCACCATCGAAGGCAATTCGCAACTCATTGCTGTTGGCCCGCCGGGTGCCGCCGGAAAGCAGCGTGGCCGCACCGAAACCGGCTTTCAGCGCATTGCGCACATCGTCGGCATGGGTAGACAGGAACAGATGGCAGCCGAAGGCCGCCAGATAGGGATCAGGGCTGCGCCCCCCCACAAAAGCCGCGCGGGAAATGCCGAGGCCGTAGTGCTGGATCGAATTGAACGCACGCAGGCCGGTATCCGCGCTGTTGCGCGACACCAGGATCACCTCGACGCGCTGTTCGCTGAGCCGCGTGTTCAACCCGAGCAGCTTTTCCACCAGGGGGAAGGCGTCCCCCGGCATCAGCACCTCATCCTCATGCTCTATCTGATAACGGCGATAAGCCTCCACCCCTTCACTTTCGTAGATCTGGTGGCTTTCGCTCAGATCGAACAGCGCCCGCGAGGAAATCGCCAGCACCAGCCTGTCCCCCAGCCCCTTGCCCATGCTTAGGCCTCCCGGCGAGCCTGAATGAAACGTAGCGCCTGATACAGCGCGCGCACCTTGGGCATGTCGAAACCTGCTGCGTCCGCGGCCGCCAGCGGCGCTTCATAGATGGCGTGCAGTTCGGCCGGCCGTCCCTGAGCGAAGTCGTGGTACATGCTCGGCAGGTAATCGGGCATACGCTGCGTCGCCGCCAGCAGTTTGTCCGCATAATTCTCCGGCATCGTGTAACCCTGCGCCTGGGCGGTCTGTACCACTTCCTGCATCATGTCGCCGATCAGTGCGCGGCTATCAGCGTTGCCCATCAGGCGCCGCGTGTCGGCATCGAGCAGCACAGACAGGCCGTTGTACGGGATGTTCCACACCAGTTTCTGCCAGCGCGTCTGCGCCAGGTCGCGCATCGCTGCAGAGTCAAGGCCGGTGCTGCGCAGCAGGCTCGCGCCTTCCTCGGCCAGCGCCAGGCGCGCCTCGTCGTCATCCGCCGGCCCCGAGTGGTAAGCCAGATTGATCGCCCCCAAGGCCTGATGCTCAACCACACCCGGCGCACTGCGATGAACGCAGATGTAGCAAAGCCCACCCAGCAGATGCAGATCGTCACCCAGCAACGGACGCAGCTCATCCTCCACCGCCAGGCCGTTCTGTAACAACACCACCTTGGCACCAGGCGCCGCAGCCTTGGCAATCAAAGGCGCAAGCTCGACATTGGCCGTGGTCTTGGCGCCCACCAGCAGCCAGTCACATTGCGGCATGTCCTCGATATCCTGGTAGGCCTGCACCGGCGCCAGGCGCAGGGCGCCGTGCACGCTGCTGTTCAGTTGCAGGCCACGCTCGACGACGGCGGCGTATTCGCTGCGCAGCAGAAAGTGCACGTCATGGCCGGCACGTGCCAGGAGCATGCCGTAGAAGCCGCCGATGGCACCGGTGCCGATGATGCCGATACGCGGCGCGGAGGTTTGGGACATCAGGGAAGCTCCTCAGCCGGGCGAAGCAGAGCCTCACCAATGGCGGTTAGCAGATCGGAATGGGCAAGACGCGCATGCAACGCGCCAAAGAAATGACCGTCCTTGACCAGAAACAATGAAGGCAGATGAAAGACCTCATAGCGCGCCACCAAACCGGCATTATGCCCGGCGTCGATCCAGCACAGGTGCTCGACCGGAAGCGGCATGCCAGGCAGCGTCTGGCGTGCCCAACGACAGCTGGCACAGCCCGTGCTTGTGAACACCAGTAGCGAGATGCCGGGAAGATCGAGCAGACGCCGATCAGCATCCAGATCGGTCAATTCCAGCTGTGTCGCTATACTGAAGCAACTGATATCAGTTTGCCTGTATTCGAGGTTGGTGTTCATGCGTAAGTTTCTGCGTCATCCAAGCGACATGCCGGTGGAACTGGTGTTGCGCAGACAGGCCTGCATTCCCCGGCAACGGCTGAACAATATCAGCCTGGGCGGGGTCGCATGCAACTCGTTACGCGGCTTTCGCCGCGGTACGTCTGTCGAGCTGCGCATTCCACTGCTCGGCGATCAGGCGCGTTATCCAGGGGTAGTAGCCTGGTGCCGACGCCAGGAAAACGATTACCTGGTGGGCATTGCCTTCATCGATGAGGACACCCTGTTTCGCGCACGCATGGTCGAACAGGTCTGCCAGATCCAGCATTACCGCCAGCAGCTGGAACAGGAATCGGGCCAGACCCTGGCCATC harbors:
- a CDS encoding universal stress protein; translated protein: MIRSILYATDLGLYASYVLQHALAMSRSFKADLYVVHAVEPMGLFAESVLQTYLDEETLVELRRNGLNTVMASIEQRVLEGFRDELGDGQQDLQLIRAVRVLQGDPPAVILEEAQKLGVDLLVVGSHSHGTGLTIPLGRTAARIVQLSEVPVYLVPMLQHRGHGDL
- a CDS encoding 5'-nucleotidase, producing MGKGLGDRLVLAISSRALFDLSESHQIYESEGVEAYRRYQIEHEDEVLMPGDAFPLVEKLLGLNTRLSEQRVEVILVSRNSADTGLRAFNSIQHYGLGISRAAFVGGRSPDPYLAAFGCHLFLSTHADDVRNALKAGFGAATLLSGGTRRANSNELRIAFDGDAVLFSDDSERVYQSGGLNAFQDHERESARQALPGGPFKPFLAALHALQQEFPEAECPIRTALVTARSAPAHERVIRTLREWNIRLDESFFLGGLDKSAVLEAFAADVFFDDQTGHCERARQVVATGHVPHGVSNELLP
- a CDS encoding putative 2-dehydropantoate 2-reductase, with amino-acid sequence MSQTSAPRIGIIGTGAIGGFYGMLLARAGHDVHFLLRSEYAAVVERGLQLNSSVHGALRLAPVQAYQDIEDMPQCDWLLVGAKTTANVELAPLIAKAAAPGAKVVLLQNGLAVEDELRPLLGDDLHLLGGLCYICVHRSAPGVVEHQALGAINLAYHSGPADDDEARLALAEEGASLLRSTGLDSAAMRDLAQTRWQKLVWNIPYNGLSVLLDADTRRLMGNADSRALIGDMMQEVVQTAQAQGYTMPENYADKLLAATQRMPDYLPSMYHDFAQGRPAELHAIYEAPLAAADAAGFDMPKVRALYQALRFIQARREA
- a CDS encoding YbbN family protein, encoding MNTNLEYRQTDISCFSIATQLELTDLDADRRLLDLPGISLLVFTSTGCASCRWARQTLPGMPLPVEHLCWIDAGHNAGLVARYEVFHLPSLFLVKDGHFFGALHARLAHSDLLTAIGEALLRPAEELP
- a CDS encoding PilZ domain-containing protein is translated as MRKFLRHPSDMPVELVLRRQACIPRQRLNNISLGGVACNSLRGFRRGTSVELRIPLLGDQARYPGVVAWCRRQENDYLVGIAFIDEDTLFRARMVEQVCQIQHYRQQLEQESGQTLAIEQCAQDWIAKHAAEFPYLA